The Glycine soja cultivar W05 chromosome 6, ASM419377v2, whole genome shotgun sequence genome has a window encoding:
- the LOC114414566 gene encoding probable nucleoredoxin 2 isoform X2, translating into MKDGAQVVLNDNGNYGKFSHLLASQDRDYLLSPTGAQVKVSDLEGRVVGLLFAANWYPPCRGFTQILVGIYEELKSRVPQLEIVYVSSDENLDAFNSFYGNMPWLAIPFSDLETKKSLTRKYDVEAVPCLILLQPDDRKEHVTVRDGVELIYRYGIQAYPFSNERLEQLQKEDKVKRDNQTLTNLLANHHRDYVLSHTHTGLKKVPVAWLVGKTIGLYFSAEWCVPCAKFTPKLISVYEKIKHELAGKGEEDFEVVLISSDRDQASFDSYYSTMPWLALPFGDPEIKNLVRHYNVQGIPWLVIIGPDGKTITVHGRSLINLYQENAYPFTNAKVEELEKQLEEEAKGLPALVYHEGHRHDLNLVSDGNGGGPFICCVCDEQGSSWAYQCLQCGYEVHPKCVRTVERHDNNV; encoded by the exons AGTTTCTGATCTTGAAGGGAGAGTAGTGGGTCTATTATTCGCTGCGAATTGGTACCCACCATGCCGTGGATTCACCCAAATCCTAGTTGGAATCTACGAGGAGCTGAAAAGCAGAGTCCCTCAATTGGAGATTGTGTATGTGTCCTCTGATGAAAACTTGGATGCCTTTAATAGCTTCTATGGAAACATGCCGTGGCTTGCAATTCCGTTCTCCGATTTGGAAAcaaagaaatccttgaccagAAAGTACGACGTGGAAGCCGTTCCGTGCTTAATTTTGTTGCAACCTGATGATCGTAAAGAGCACGTAACAGTTCGTGACGGGGTTGAACTTATTTACCGTTACGGAATCCAAGCTTATCCATTCAGTAACGAGAGGTTGGAGCAGCTGCAAAAGGAAGACAAAGTGAAGCGTGATAATCAGACTCTCACTAATTTACTAGCAAACCACCATAGAGACTATGTTTTGAGTCACACTCACACGGGACTCAAAAAG GTACCTGTTGCTTGGCTAGTGGGTAAAACAATTGGACTCTACTTCTCAGCGGAATGGTGCGTCCCATGCGCCAAGTTCACTCCAAAACTGATTTCTGTTTACGAGAAGATAAAGCACGAGCTAGCCGGAAAGGGAGAGGAAGACTTCGAAGTTGTGCTAATATCCAGCGACCGCGACCAAGCATCCTTTGACTCCTACTACAGCACCATGCCTTGGTTAGCCTTACCTTTCGGTGACCCAGAAATCAAGAACCTCGTTAGACACTACAACGTGCAAGGGATTCCCTGGTTGGTGATCATAGGCCCTGATGGTAAAACAATAACCGTACATGGCAGGAGTTTGATAAACTTGTACCAAGAAAATGCGTACCCTTTCACCAACGCCAAAGTGGAGGAGCTGGAGAAACAGCTTGAGGAAGAGGCCAAGGGTCTTCCGGCATTGGTGTATCATGAAGGGCACCGCCATGATCTGAATTTGGTGTCTGATGGAAACGGTGGAGGGCCCTTTATTTGCTGCGTATGTGATGAGCAAGGGTCTAGTTGGGCCTACCAGTGTCTCCAATGTGGCTATGAAGTGCACCCAAAGTGCGTCAGAACTGTGGAACGTCATGACAATAATGTCTag
- the LOC114414566 gene encoding probable nucleoredoxin 2 isoform X1 codes for MKDGAQVVLNDNGNYGKFSHLLASQDRDYLLSPTGAQVKVSDLEGRVVGLLFAANWYPPCRGFTQILVGIYEELKSRVPQLEIVYVSSDENLDAFNSFYGNMPWLAIPFSDLETKKSLTRKYDVEAVPCLILLQPDDRKEHVTVRDGVELIYRYGIQAYPFSNERLEQLQKEDKVKRDNQTLTNLLANHHRDYVLSHTHTGLKKFYLNCMQRIMDPVPGDGCCSCTQVPVAWLVGKTIGLYFSAEWCVPCAKFTPKLISVYEKIKHELAGKGEEDFEVVLISSDRDQASFDSYYSTMPWLALPFGDPEIKNLVRHYNVQGIPWLVIIGPDGKTITVHGRSLINLYQENAYPFTNAKVEELEKQLEEEAKGLPALVYHEGHRHDLNLVSDGNGGGPFICCVCDEQGSSWAYQCLQCGYEVHPKCVRTVERHDNNV; via the exons AGTTTCTGATCTTGAAGGGAGAGTAGTGGGTCTATTATTCGCTGCGAATTGGTACCCACCATGCCGTGGATTCACCCAAATCCTAGTTGGAATCTACGAGGAGCTGAAAAGCAGAGTCCCTCAATTGGAGATTGTGTATGTGTCCTCTGATGAAAACTTGGATGCCTTTAATAGCTTCTATGGAAACATGCCGTGGCTTGCAATTCCGTTCTCCGATTTGGAAAcaaagaaatccttgaccagAAAGTACGACGTGGAAGCCGTTCCGTGCTTAATTTTGTTGCAACCTGATGATCGTAAAGAGCACGTAACAGTTCGTGACGGGGTTGAACTTATTTACCGTTACGGAATCCAAGCTTATCCATTCAGTAACGAGAGGTTGGAGCAGCTGCAAAAGGAAGACAAAGTGAAGCGTGATAATCAGACTCTCACTAATTTACTAGCAAACCACCATAGAGACTATGTTTTGAGTCACACTCACACGGGACTCAAAAAG TTTTATTTGAACTGCATGCAGAGAATCATGGATCCTGTTCCGGGTGACGGGTGTTGCTCATGTACACAGGTACCTGTTGCTTGGCTAGTGGGTAAAACAATTGGACTCTACTTCTCAGCGGAATGGTGCGTCCCATGCGCCAAGTTCACTCCAAAACTGATTTCTGTTTACGAGAAGATAAAGCACGAGCTAGCCGGAAAGGGAGAGGAAGACTTCGAAGTTGTGCTAATATCCAGCGACCGCGACCAAGCATCCTTTGACTCCTACTACAGCACCATGCCTTGGTTAGCCTTACCTTTCGGTGACCCAGAAATCAAGAACCTCGTTAGACACTACAACGTGCAAGGGATTCCCTGGTTGGTGATCATAGGCCCTGATGGTAAAACAATAACCGTACATGGCAGGAGTTTGATAAACTTGTACCAAGAAAATGCGTACCCTTTCACCAACGCCAAAGTGGAGGAGCTGGAGAAACAGCTTGAGGAAGAGGCCAAGGGTCTTCCGGCATTGGTGTATCATGAAGGGCACCGCCATGATCTGAATTTGGTGTCTGATGGAAACGGTGGAGGGCCCTTTATTTGCTGCGTATGTGATGAGCAAGGGTCTAGTTGGGCCTACCAGTGTCTCCAATGTGGCTATGAAGTGCACCCAAAGTGCGTCAGAACTGTGGAACGTCATGACAATAATGTCTag